A single Parabacteroides timonensis DNA region contains:
- a CDS encoding glycoside hydrolase: MTFKYILCLPLIAALLACSDDGPDTPDPGTDEPGTSVEKLVSINAGQTFQTLVGFGASDCWMPAYVGKYWTSGRDKISELLFSSEIQSGNPKGIGLSMWRVNLGGGSAGQGDDSGIEDKSRRAESYLTDDLSFDWTRCEGQRYFMNRAKEFGCESMVLFSNTPPVQYTYNGKGFSNRGGTSNLKSEHYTDFAAYMADVARHYLNEGYPVTHISPVNEPQYNWESGQEGSGWTNDEIARLACELDKELTQRNLSTEILLGESGDWEYLYKIKNDNNRSNVLSAFFTPGSSAYVGDLEHVKKRICGHSYWTDGTWDGMRNVRAQVAQAAQKQDIDVWQSEWSMLGDGYSSSEFAGYDAATEMDIALYMSKVIHNDLTVAGVSSWSYWTSMDMPRWGHKNRFLLIALTPAGGIEGDVEQEGSYQATPTLWVLGNYSRFIRPGYRRVSLELNESRSFFGSAWISPENDKIVAVYTNLSEKGVRLNETHTGWDNEIKEVTTYTTTANKNLKESTVTNSEQVVLDAESVTTVVYNLK; encoded by the coding sequence ATGACATTTAAATATATCCTCTGTTTACCATTAATAGCTGCTCTCCTGGCTTGCAGCGACGACGGCCCGGACACTCCTGACCCTGGTACTGACGAACCGGGCACAAGCGTAGAGAAATTAGTATCCATCAATGCCGGACAGACTTTTCAAACCCTGGTGGGATTCGGTGCATCCGATTGCTGGATGCCTGCCTATGTGGGTAAATACTGGACTTCCGGCCGCGACAAAATCAGCGAATTGCTTTTCTCTTCTGAAATACAATCCGGCAATCCCAAAGGCATCGGACTCTCCATGTGGCGTGTGAACCTGGGAGGCGGAAGCGCGGGGCAAGGCGACGACAGCGGCATCGAAGACAAATCACGCCGTGCCGAATCGTACCTGACGGATGATCTTTCATTCGACTGGACACGCTGCGAGGGACAGCGTTATTTCATGAACCGTGCCAAAGAGTTCGGCTGCGAAAGTATGGTTCTTTTCAGTAATACACCTCCCGTACAGTACACCTACAACGGCAAAGGCTTCTCCAACCGTGGAGGAACTTCAAACCTGAAGAGCGAACACTATACCGATTTTGCAGCTTATATGGCCGATGTTGCCCGGCATTACCTGAACGAAGGATATCCCGTAACACATATCTCGCCGGTCAATGAACCTCAGTACAACTGGGAAAGCGGCCAGGAAGGAAGTGGCTGGACGAACGACGAAATCGCCCGGCTGGCATGTGAACTCGATAAGGAGCTGACGCAACGCAACCTCTCGACCGAAATACTGCTCGGCGAATCCGGCGACTGGGAATACCTGTATAAAATCAAGAACGACAATAACCGCAGCAACGTCCTCTCCGCCTTCTTCACCCCCGGCTCTTCTGCCTATGTGGGCGATCTGGAACATGTAAAGAAACGGATCTGCGGCCATAGCTACTGGACCGACGGCACCTGGGACGGCATGCGCAACGTTCGCGCACAAGTTGCACAGGCGGCACAGAAACAGGACATCGACGTATGGCAAAGCGAATGGAGCATGCTGGGCGACGGATACAGTTCATCCGAATTTGCCGGATATGACGCGGCGACTGAAATGGATATCGCCCTCTACATGTCCAAAGTGATACATAACGACCTTACCGTAGCAGGTGTATCTTCCTGGAGCTACTGGACTTCAATGGATATGCCCCGCTGGGGACACAAGAACCGCTTTCTACTGATTGCATTGACTCCCGCAGGAGGGATCGAAGGCGATGTGGAACAGGAAGGCTCCTACCAGGCCACCCCTACCCTTTGGGTACTCGGTAATTACAGCCGTTTCATTCGTCCGGGATACCGCAGGGTATCACTGGAACTGAATGAGTCACGCAGCTTCTTCGGTTCGGCCTGGATATCACCCGAAAATGACAAGATCGTTGCCGTCTACACCAACCTATCGGAAAAAGGTGTCCGCCTGAACGAGACCCATACAGGCTGGGACAATGAGATAAAGGAAGTTACGACCTATACCACCACCGCCAATAAAAACCTGAAGGAAAGTACCGTGACCAATAGTGAGCAGGTGGTTCTGGATGCAGAAAGTGTGACTACAGTTGTGTATAATCTTAAATAA
- a CDS encoding RagB/SusD family nutrient uptake outer membrane protein, which produces MKKIIYIIALITSVTFAGCSDFLQEDVRGQENLDTYFQTEEEAESFLTGCYSALTYGGWWQINKLWLLSEMCSDDCWMGNTAQDQGDYISVAHYQGNGQSNEAIANFWQYRYKGILRCNIAIERIPEASILDKEKQSRLVAEARFLRAFYYFELVKNFGDVPLVTGFVMPEEVEGITRSEASTIYKFIEDDLVAASEVLPQRSGYADTELGRATRGAALGLLGKVYLYQDKWQEARDAFKTVIDEGEYDLLADFGDVWSIDHNNSKESLFEVQFMYSETYALGGSLSVITGMRNSSDPGDGWAWCQPTSDLENAYIKAGDDERLKWTIIKTGCTEIAGEDNFDVFAENSKKMGSYDTYIKKYGWDENCCIVDPEKHKSARINRKFFVPYAKRPANYNTDKVPLNHRILRYADVLLMYAEACNELGDDVTARTSLNKVRSRVHLPNVTVSGNDLRKAIRTERRLELALENNRLYDIRRWNDDNGKKVICNLMGQNGSFVLYNTGSNADIYESENQGEPSNKGISFNETRDLLFPIPLYEITMSGGSITQNPGWN; this is translated from the coding sequence ATGAAAAAGATAATATATATAATCGCATTGATCACCTCGGTGACATTTGCCGGATGCTCCGATTTCCTGCAAGAAGATGTAAGGGGACAAGAGAACCTCGATACCTATTTCCAAACGGAGGAAGAAGCCGAATCATTCCTTACCGGTTGTTACAGTGCCCTGACTTATGGCGGCTGGTGGCAAATCAACAAACTATGGCTATTATCGGAAATGTGCAGTGACGACTGTTGGATGGGAAACACGGCACAAGACCAGGGTGACTATATCTCCGTGGCACATTATCAGGGTAACGGACAATCGAACGAAGCGATCGCCAACTTCTGGCAATACCGCTACAAAGGTATTCTGCGTTGCAACATCGCCATCGAGAGAATCCCTGAAGCTTCTATCCTGGATAAAGAGAAACAAAGCAGACTAGTAGCTGAAGCCCGGTTCCTGCGTGCTTTCTATTACTTCGAACTGGTTAAGAACTTTGGAGACGTACCTCTGGTTACCGGTTTTGTCATGCCGGAAGAGGTAGAAGGTATTACCCGCAGCGAAGCAAGTACGATTTATAAGTTTATTGAAGACGACCTCGTGGCTGCTTCCGAAGTGTTGCCGCAACGTAGCGGATATGCCGATACCGAACTGGGACGTGCTACCCGTGGCGCTGCCCTGGGACTTTTGGGAAAGGTCTATTTGTATCAGGATAAGTGGCAGGAAGCCCGCGATGCTTTCAAAACGGTTATCGACGAAGGGGAATACGATCTGCTTGCCGACTTCGGCGATGTATGGTCGATAGATCACAACAACAGCAAAGAATCATTGTTTGAAGTACAGTTCATGTACAGTGAAACATACGCTTTGGGCGGCTCCCTGTCTGTTATTACCGGTATGCGTAACTCGAGTGACCCGGGTGACGGTTGGGCATGGTGTCAACCGACAAGCGACCTCGAAAACGCTTATATCAAAGCAGGTGACGACGAACGCCTGAAATGGACGATCATCAAGACTGGTTGTACCGAAATAGCCGGAGAAGACAACTTCGACGTTTTCGCTGAGAACTCCAAGAAGATGGGTAGCTACGATACGTATATCAAAAAATACGGCTGGGATGAGAATTGCTGCATCGTCGATCCGGAGAAACATAAATCTGCCCGTATCAACCGGAAATTCTTTGTTCCTTATGCCAAACGTCCGGCTAACTACAATACGGACAAGGTTCCTTTGAACCACCGTATCTTACGCTATGCCGATGTATTATTGATGTATGCCGAAGCCTGCAACGAGCTTGGCGATGACGTAACGGCAAGAACAAGTCTCAACAAGGTTCGCAGCCGTGTTCATCTGCCGAATGTAACGGTCAGCGGCAACGATCTGCGTAAGGCCATACGTACGGAACGACGCCTGGAACTGGCACTGGAAAACAACCGTTTATATGATATCCGCCGCTGGAACGACGACAACGGAAAGAAGGTGATCTGCAACCTGATGGGACAGAACGGTTCGTTCGTCCTGTATAATACAGGATCAAATGCCGACATCTACGAATCGGAAAATCAGGGTGAACCCAGCAACAAAGGTATCTCATTCAATGAAACCCGCGATCTGCTGTTCCCGATCCCATTATATGAGATCACCATGTCCGGCGGTTCCATCACACAGAACCCGGGCTGGAATTAA